The genomic segment aaagccaaagagtcagcgctgtccgctctccgtggttatgtggctggcatgactaaatgccaaaggtgcatggaacacctcccaccaaaggtggttcctatttttctacttgcatttctacatgctttcgaactgctaggatggcagaagttgggacaagtaacaggagttcactcagttacacagcgctagggattcgaaccgccgaactgccaaccttctgatcaacaagctcagcgtcttagccactgagccaccgcatccctttataGATAGCCATTAGATGGTAGCAAAAAGAAACGGAACCCCCATTAGTTACCTGAATTTGGGAAGCTAGACAGTATAGCTTTTTCTATACCTTGTGGCTTTTTTGAAGTGATTGGTAGTATTTGGGGTGGGGTTGTATTGAtttttgtgccttcaagtcaatgttGATTCCAGCTGACTACCTAGACAGtctctgcagtttccttggccCGAATTTTCAGAAGTTATTTGCCATTCCATTTTCCCCCTAGGgctgaaaaagagtgactggcccaagattatCCAGCTAGTTTTGTGactaaaggcaggactagaattcagtctcctagtttctagcctgatgccttaaccactatatcagCCTGACTCTCTCGGGTTGGGTATGGACACTTTATTTTAATAAGATATATAAGCCATGAATTATGAAGCAAGAGTTAATTTCTGTCAAATGAGAAGAGGGCAAGGGAAAAATATTCTAAAGATCAGATTCTGGGGAAAATTCTGGgtgtgaatacaggtagtcctcgacttacaacaattcatttaatgaccgttcgatCCACATTCCAACCCCGTTCTAATTATTTTGCAGAATTCCGTGAGACTCGAGCAGCTCAGGATTTCTTTGCAACCTGTCGATCACCAGAGAAATGCTGTGAACTTACGCTGCAAGTAAGGAGGGAGCTTTATGTTGTTCAGGACTGAAGTTCTGTTCAGGACATGACTTACCTCTTAAGTctattttcattttgttcttttctaAAGTTAATCTCTGCTCCACTTGTTTAACGTCTGTGTATCCTGGgtgttttcccttcttctttgatTCTGTTATTTATTCATCCTTATTGTACTGCGTGTATTTCTTACCTTCTGTATTAGAACTTAATTTGGGATGTTTTCATTAGGTTTATTTTCATTAATTTACCCGATGTAgttttgtcttaaaaaaaaaccatattggTACCctacatttttgtttatttgccTACAAAACAATTATATACATTGCTGACTGCTTTGGGAGTTCTTTTTCCGCTTTTTAATCTTCTATTTATATAATGCTTCCTCTGTTTTCTGTCACATTGTTATAAACTTGTCAATATTTTTTCAGTGTTCATTGTCAGACTGACAGCATCACTTTAAAGATTACTTGgatttgtttttataattttcatattggggaaaaaaaccttttctttttttccacacattaatctttttctattttggccCATTGAGAGTTTTCTCTTTGATCTGAatataattttagttttaaatagaaaattttgtatttgttaaaaaataactttttaatatttatccttttgttatatttttaaatcacTACTTTTCATGATCTTTTAATACTGTCTTTGGCAACTTTGAACACTATCCCATATGACTTGTCTCTTCATCTGAGCTACTTAATGGTTTTCcaatcatattttcatttttttcccattaagTGGTTGCTGTTCCTAATCATTGTCCCGCTCAGTTATTTTTTATTGGTCacttctcctcctctttgtcattttttaaaaaaaatatttttattatttttacatttaaaacagtgcagTACCACtgagtcgaagtgaccatacattcacattatacacaactagtctcaaccattaactattagcctacttagtgcattatctatccttctgtcaAATCACAAtgtatacagtttgttccagtcttgtcaccttgtcttataccaatcataaaatctgttccagacttcaaaatattctgattcccctttatttttaagttgaagagtgagcctatctgcttccgcacaggccaacacttttctgattatatctagctctgatggtgtattttcttttttccaatactgtgcaAAAGTTATGCACaccacagttagtacatgtataattagatagagtatatttttcttaaacccttctggtattatgcctaggagaaaaagttctggtttaaacaaaatttggtctcccactatttgttccaaccatgattgaatcatttcctaatatcttttggcctcattgcatgtccaccacatatgataaaaagtgcctgggttttttttttcactttcaacaatttggggccagatttttaaacattttggagagccatcctggggGGCTCCTCCTCTTTGTCATTAAGGGCTGTTTGTTTGGGAAGGGGGCGGCAGGGGAATTGTAGAACATAAGATTGGGCGTGAAAGATTTGATGGGGCCCAGACATATTTAATCTTTCTTAAGCAAAGTGAAGAATattgtccaatactgaagcatTGCATGTAATTGTGAATGCACACGTTATAGGGCTCACCTAGTTAGTCAAGAGCAAATTTCTTGAACCAAATTACTTCTTTCTTTAGACACAAAATTGAAGAGCAAGCATCTAGTACATTGTCCTAGAACTACCAATATTTCTAGTAGTATGACTGGAATGTATACACCCAATTATTGCCAccctccaatagcaatagcacttagacttatacactgcttcacggtgctttacagccctttctaagtggtttacagagtcagcatattttccccccacaccaatctgggtcctcattttactgacctcagaaagatggaagtttgagtcaaccttgagccccatcaggattgaattGCTGGCAATGCAAATGCAGAGTTAACCCACACAATAccgtattctaaccactgtgccaccacagctcttgtgcTCATATTGTAGCTCTTGAAAAGATCCTCGttaattatcatattttttatAACTATATTCTGCCCCAAATGAACAATAATTTGCCTCTTGCTAAGTTAGGCATTCTTGCATTTCCTATAAATTTCAGCATATATTTATAAAAGGGAGGTGCCACATTAGCAGAATGTGAATAATATTAACAATATAGTACTACCAGACGTGATGTGGTTTCTGAAAATCAGCAGAACTGATGTATAGAGAAATTCTTTAGTGAACAATATATGTCTGCATGGTAGGCAAGATTGTGCTATTGATACAGCAATGCTGGGTTTCTTAATTATCCAAGAAGCACTTAAAGCTGCATCTGGAGAGACCTGTAATTATggtttcttaattttcttttatatataaaaacactCCACATAGAATGGCAGCTGCTGTGCATCATAAAAAATCCCCATTTTACTTTTTCTCTGAATTTGTTCAATCAAATTCTTTATATTTTCACTACCATCATGAATGCTAGATTCACCTATTTCATATAATACGTATGTACAAATCAAAGCTGGTTAAAAATTGAGTTTATGTGTTTTTTTCTAATCTCTTTGGTTTCAGCCTCTACGACGCTTTCCTTTTGATGCTGCCATCATCTTCTCTGACATCTTGGTGGTGCCTCAGGTATGAGAAATGGCTGGGGAGGAGGAGATACTGCTAATGATTTTACTTGGGAGAAGAGAAGCTGGCAAACTTTTTAAAACCAGAATGAGTTCTGTCCCACATTGACTCATCTTTTTCAGGCACTGGGCATGGAAGTGGTGATGGTGCCAGGAAAAGGGCCCACATTTCCAGAACCACTAAAGGAAGTAGAGGACCTCCTGAAGCTTCGGCAGAAGGTCGATGTGGCAGCAGAACTGGGCTATGTCTTCCAGGCTATCACACTGACACGGCAGAGATTGGAAGGGAAGGTGCCTCTGATCGGCTTCTCTGGTGCCCCAGTGAGTTCAGTTGTTTGGAAAAACAAACCTTACAAGAAATCCCTGTTTGCATCTCTACACTTTTCTATTGGGTAGTATAGGAATGTGCTAGATTTCTATGTTATTATTGGATACCAGGAAGGTTCTGAGTCTTTGGCAGCAGCATTTGACAAGTCATTTGAGAAGGAAAAAATGTCTTGGTTCTTAATTACTTTCAGCCAGACCTTTTATACTCTTGCTCCTCCGCCATTAATACATTGATCAGTTGGCTAGCCAACCATCTACTCCACAAATATCTAccagttttattttataacatgtgATTTGAGCTAGATGGGggttttatttattgcatttcatCCCAAAAGACTTGGTTGGATATGAAAACTTGTTTCACAAGCTACTTTTTTTGGACAAGATGTGTAACTCTCCAGAATGTACAAACTGTTGATATAGTTTCAGAGGAGAGCACAAGTACAATGCCAACCATGTAATCTGTTTGAGGTAGAGCTGCTTCACTGTTTCTGCAAGGTTCATGTAAGCTGGGCTAGCTTTGGAAGTAGACTTTTTTATTCATATGTACTTTTCCTTTCTGCTCACTCTCATTCCTAGTGGACTTTGATGTCCTATATGATTGAAGGTGGTGGCTCCAACACAATGGCGAAAGCCAAGGCTTGGCTCTACCGACATCCTGAGGCCAGCTATCAGCTGCTCACTTTATTGACTGACGTTATTGTGGAATATCTGGTGAGACAGGTGGCTGCAGGTGCTCAGGTAAGTGGACCCTGAATAACTTCTGTTCTTAAGTTTGTAGGCATCACATTTCCTTAAATAGAAAGGTTCTTGGTTTCTGAAGGTATACTCTTCCTTTTATCTTTCTGCTGAAAAGGATCCTTTCAAGGTAGGATAATTGAATCGATAAATTAGCACTGTATTATTTAGGCTACTGTTCATAGAACATACATTTTCATAAATATCTGATTGTATTTCCTCTGTTATTTTTAAGAGTAGATTTCTGAAATGCATAAAGACAGATCGAAGCTGAATTTGATGAGGTTGGACAGAGCACAATTCTGCACCACAGTAAATGATATATAAAATACCGGGGGGCAGagctgcagccggtgcagctggaGCATGTTTGCAATAGTGCctcccggttttattttattttatcaatttttagtactcctattggattcttttttatttatttaacattttttggtggagataacagcatagaacataatacaaacaaaaactttcgTTGTTGCCGAAGAATTAAATAaggatgggaaaaagaaagaaacgccatggcaccagcccagtGAAGAtagcaaaacaaccaagaattgaggagctctttgttggcaagagatctgtaagtaaaactaaccccaccatctccaacaatctggagagattagaacaggaccggcaaaaagatatggcaaatcagcatttactagacttttccgatctggtgggggggggggaacaaaatgaAAGCCAGCTCTTATCACAAACAACTAGTCCAATAACTTCCTTTATGGAGTCTAAGTTAAagactaaaaaggcaaagaacaaccagataattcagaaTATGGAGAGTTTACCTGGGAAAATTCAaccgagtttatggcaaagcaatgccttctcacagcgcaaacggtggtttcaatatttgaacaattaattgccatccaacatgatgtagaatcattgaaaaaagatttagctgtttttcttcaaatgcaatATCGGGCCCCAAGTACTCCCACTAAAGTTCTGGCAGAAGATTTGATTAATTCCCATTcgcaggataaggaaaaggaaatagagcaaagagccagagaaacagttaaagagacaGACAAAAGGAGGCAGTCCTCTCAGAAAAACAGTCcctccccagacaaggcaacgagaggaaaaggtatcaataaagaagaaatcaggaaagaatctttccctcaattacaacaatcacatcgctcactacaaacacaaaggatagcttttagaatccatttgaacggacttaattatggacgttggaattccagaagtgcaatattaaattccctaagccagcttcttcactgtcacagtggcatgattgatctccgtgctgtggagtggttacctgaggccccaaattggaagcgtatccttctgtctttcaaacagcccaccataccacagatgttattcaagatgaaggcatttttagcctccttccaaatctttcccacagagtctttggtgaggaaagggttatTCTGTTAATAGCTAATATGCGAGCCTCCAAGGCGAATGACACcccctcattttcaaccttggaaaagaaagagaacgaTAGTGGGAGTCAACCAGTCTTGCCTggagaagagatacttaacagcacagaagctggcctcattaacgcttttggtgctctcccaaggaaagaacaagacaatatattattcaagctagaaaatttaaagaaatccttattggtcacaatggacacagcagaaccacttatagacctggtttccccagtaattgagcctctcacttccCCCCCAGAGGACAAGAGATTACATGAATTcaagatcatagaaaatagaagccaagacccaaagggggtattagagaccccagtagagatggagatgttttcatccctgtgtgaaaaTCCCATGACACCTTCAGCACCGCCAGCTCCAAACCAAGATACTGAGAGTCGACTCACGACAGAGCCACCATTGCAAAGAATGAAAGATGACCTAATAACACCTTGTCCTACAACCAGAGAAGAGGCTTCGGAATGGCAAGCTCTGctagctggtgctaaaacctcttaccctgaaaaaatttctcaagagtctacacatgacctagatgggtcctccctatttttaaagaagaccaaTTCAGTGTGCGATGACACCTCAACCCATGGTAACAATCAGACAACTTCcctaaatcaagtttcctgatgagctccaaaagttgacccactctcccttataacctggaatatagcaggttggtccgtcccatcaaaagaccaactcttttttgactatatatcacaatttgacatcctcttcttgcaggaaacctgggtctccacagagattcagttagatggctattgggtcaactcaattccggctgtcccaagcaaggtgggggggagagctaaaggggatattgtgacattagttaatacatccttgcattttaaatgtgtaccactgccacctttccagtcatgggttgtaactacattactcttatttaaacaggtggagattttgctattcaatatctatattcctccacttaataagaataatgagattaacaagatttgggacagcatagaagattttattcttggctgttcagccaaattccccaaagctgcaataattataggggggggggacttaaatgctaggatgggtccaaatgaccaagcattatataagcagtttaagattcactatgatgaaaatgtaacagatgaatctttgcatgccagacaatttaaagaccctaaagctaatcgggcaggcttatgtgtaagacaaatgactgaaggtttggatctttgtatccttaacgggtccccatggggcgatttcccagcagaatatacttaccggggagcaggaagaaaatccacagttgactactggataatatcatatgacctcctgaagttcttacagaagatagaggtagacttgcgattggaaagtgatcataatacaatactccttactctcacattgcaccagaattctctaagggcaggcacagcctacctacccaggttagagactcaaaatacccaggtaaaaattaaatggaacgagaaaaacgctaaggaagttaccaaatggatgttagaccctgaaaccatagagttacgtacatctctactaagaaataactgtgggggatcttacctagaggggtttgaatccttaattttaaacttgaattcggttctcagtaacagatcactagctcaccccaaaatgctagtttcaaaaaacaaaaaatggtttaatagagattgcgttcaactaaaaaagatatataatgaggaatacaagaaaagtaaaggtgccccctccgaggagcacacttactacttaaagcagctgaaagcacaatataagaaccttctaaaagaaaagaaaagtgtggCCCTGAAGGAGTCTTGGAATAGTctaattacggcagtcaggacaaaaaatacgtcccttttttggtacatcaccaggggactgggaaaacctcccctaccccctacaaatcaggttccaattcatgcctgggaagagtactttagggagctttatacagatcctgactatgtaaccaaggagagccaagctagtttggaccacactcctcactggccccctgttacaccagaagagatatcccggttgattggagccctaaaggctaataaggtaCCCagagctgataatgtcctgccagaaataattaaaaagaacgccagttggtgggcccacttttagcatcactgtttacatttatagacaatacaggccatatgcgtagagattggggagtagcaattatcataccattttccagaggagggggagggagtggtcatgtgtgggttttatcttagcctgattggtccaaagacttgagagcaaagctttaaatactggtgccttccaatcctggcccagattctctcagtctttggtccaaacACTGTTAAAGAGATATAGGTAGGATTTATTGTTGTTTTGCAATCTGGTTTCTATTTGGattaattgggcactttaaaacgTTCTCCTAAATTCCAAATTGtgcagctgcggccccaagggacagtccTCTGCCTTGGGCggttggggagggccctgtggggcgTTCTGCCTCCCCCCTGCGGGCCTGGAGCCTTAGCCCTATCCCCGGGAGTGTGGGGGTGCCAGctccttttttggcagctgcagcagcagCTGCGCGAGCCATAAAGCCTCGGGAAGCAGCAGCGTCGTCGTGAGGCGTCCCCTAGCCGCTCGCGGAGCTGACGATCGTCGGATTGGCTTCCGCATTCATTTTTGGGCATTCTCTGGCTGCGAGTGGCCTCTGGGGAGGGGGTGCGAGCCTGAGTGCCGCGTGGCCTCCCCCATCCTCTCTGGAAGTGGCGCAGGCGTCTGAGTGCCCGGCTGAGCCGCGGGAGGCTTGATTTGGCCGTTGGGCTGGTCTGAAGAGCTCCGGCGGCCATTTTTGTTGCCGCCATGTGCGCGCTGCCCAGGCCTTATTCCCTCAGCGTGCTGAAGGCCTCGGTCCCGGTGGGGCCTACAGTGCCTTGAAGCCCTTGTTCCAGCTTCGGACACATGAGTAGGCATGAACGAGGGGCCTGAAATTCCCCAGGGCAAGGAGGTGGGCCCGATTGGGGGTGGGGAAGGTCTAGGGCAGGGGGTTGACCagagtattcccccccccctggatTCTGGGAAGGCCCAACGCCCAGCTAGGTCCTCCACTAGGGAGGAAGCCAGGAGGCACAAGGCTATTGAAAAAAACTTTTGCAAGGGCTGAAAGACAGGCCAAGTCTACTAGGCTTTCATCCCGGGATAGATCCAGGTCCCCTCTGGGCCCTCTTTCAGCACGTTCTTCCCCTAGAGGATTTAGCCCTTATTCTTCCCCCTCGGTCTCTCCAGGTAGGCCTCGTTCATACTCCAGAAGGAGGcgatctccctctccttccccttctaggGATCCCTTGGAGGGGACGTCTAGGGGGCCCTGTCCCTCATGCAGGTTGGCCCCGCAAGGGCCTAGCTCTGCCTTTGGTGATGTAGAAGATTTGGAGCACCTTCCTGAGGGtattaaaaggcttatttctgcagccattgcTAGGGGTGTTGCCCAGCGGGACAAGGGGTCCTTTTCTTCCAGGCATGGGGGACTTGGCAGGACCCAGTGTCGTACTTCCCCTCCTTCCATGGTGAGCGAAgcttctttcttggggggggagaGCCTCCCGGACATGGGCTTCTCGGATGATGAGAATGCAGGCCTTTCAGATGAGCACGCGTCTAAGGGCCTCTTTGTTCCAGCCATGTTCAAGAGCctcttggataaggcgaggcAGACCACCAAGGTTGGACCCCTCGGTGCCCCCACCTAGAgatcctgacatggccatgttCTCCGCCACGGCAACTAACAAGGAGGAAATTCCAGCTCCTCCCCTGTTTTTGGAGGTCTTGACCGATCAATGGGCTCGCCCCCTCCAATTTCTCTGCTCCAGGGAGTAATGACTGCTGGCACTATAACGTGGAGCAGACCTTTGCCCAGGCCATTCAATTGCCTGCCTTTGACACCCCAGTGGCCGCCCTTGTTTCCTCCTCTCCGGTGGTTTCAGGTGATGCGGCggataagatgaagccggaggataagcgtgCTGAGCTTACCTTGAGGAAGACTTTTAATGCCACTGCATGGGCTATCAAATCCACGGCCTCGGCCTCCTACTTTAACCGCGCCACTGTCATGTGGCTTAAGAAGCTTCAGGagctcattcccatccaggacGAGCGGATCCACCAAGATCTCTTTAAGCTTGCCAGTTCTCCGCTGATGCGACCCTGGACACGGTAAAGTTTGCGTCCAGTGCCTTAGCCACCTCTGTTACCTCGCGTAGGCTTCTTTGGCTACGCcactggcagatggataacaagaCTAAGTGGGATTTGGCAGCCGCCCCTTTCAAGGGGCCCAATCTTTTCGGGGAGGCTCTCGTCCCCATCTTGGTTGAGgacaaggacaagaagaaggtccttcCCACTAATGCTAAGAAACCTGAGGCTAAGTCTCGCCCTTTCCGTAGACAAAGGTATAGGGCTACAGATTACGGCTATAACCAacacttttcttctttcccaactGATAGGCAATTCTCTGGATCGTCCTTTCAGGACAGGAATCGATTCCAGGGCCACTCCAGGTGGCCCTTTCGTGGGGGAGGCGGTcgtcccttccgcagggggaagtgactcgaactcGAGTCGTCCCATTGGCGGCCGCCTCTCCCTCTATGCGGATCAATGGGACGAGATCACGTCGGATGCTTGGGTCCGAGCCACGGTTTGTCAcggtctcaggttagaatttctctccactaaTCCAACCTCTTCGTGGTTCCAAAGAGCATGGGGGGCTGGAGGgcgattctagacctcaagcgcctgaacaggtttctggtgTACAGACGCTTCAAAATGTCATCCCTCAAatctatccttcagggcatcaggaagggggacttcctggcctccgtggatctcacggaggcctatcttcacattcccatcctgcccgctcatcgccAGTTCTTGAGGTTCTCTCACAGGTCACGTCACTACCAGGATAGGGCTCTGCCCTTCGGCCTGGCCTCAGCCCCACGGACCTTCACGAAGGTTCTGGCGGCTCTGGCGGCTCATCTGCGGTCTGTGCCGGTTTGTCTCCAgtgttatttagacgatgtcttggttcaggcggGGTCCCTTCCTCAGGCCATCTCGGATCTTTGGCTCACCATTTGGAGCCTTCAAGGCCTGGGCTTTTCGGTGAACTTCGCCAAGAGCCATCTTTCCCCCTCCACTCACATTCTGCACCTGGagacagtcatagattccaagtCGGGGGTGGTGAGTCTGTCTCAGGAACGGCAGGACAGCCTCCGTCGCCTGGCGGAAAGTGTTCGCGCAAGGCGGTccacttccatcctctctctgtcacagttattgggcaagatggtctcttgcatcggaattgtcccgtgggccaggcGTCATCTCAGGCCCCTCCAGTGGGAACTCATCCCATTTCAGAGGGGACAATTGAGCAATTCTCTTCGGACTCTCCGTCTCCCGGCGGGGGTCTGGGTCTCTCTGgcgtggtggctctccccagccATTCAGtggggctgctgcttctgggagccggacagggtgaccgtcaccacggacgcaagtctgttcgggtggggggccctggtgggctctcggatggcGCAGGGCAGGTGGACGGCCCCGGATCTccgccacaacataaattggctggagctgaaggctgcGCAACTGGCTCTGAGTCACTTCCAGTCCTCGGTGGAGGGGTGTCATGTGCTCCtcctgatggacaatgtggccaccaaggcacgCATCAATCGTCAAGGGGGGACCCACTCGCGGGCCCTCTGGTTGGAGGCTCTGCGGCTGGGCTCCTGGGCGGAGAGGCACCTGCTGTCCTTGGTGTTGAAGCACATCTCGGGGCTCTCCAATGTCCAGGCGGATTGGCTCAGTCGAGCgactctggacaacggcgagtggcaactccacccatcGCTGTTCCAGAGGATCTGCCAACGGTTCGGGTCTCCtctggtggacctgtttgcgtcgcCCACGAACTCCAAGCTTCCATGGTTTTTCACCCGTTTCCAGTCCAGGTCGGCGGAGGGCACGGACGCCCTCCGGAGCCGGTGACCCCCGGGCCTTCTTTATGctttccctcccattcccctcatcccggggaccgtcaggaaggtggtggcgGAGGGGGCCCTGGTCATTCTAGTGGCCCcgtattggcccaggaggccctggttcgcgGATCTGGTGCAGCTGTCGGTGGCCCCTCCGTGGAGGATTCCGCGGGGGGCGGTAGTCTTGCAGCAGGGGGCTCTGGTACACCCGGAACCCCAGTGGCTTCATCTGACCGCCTGGCTCTTGAACGGTGGCTTCTGAGGGAGGCTCATCTGTCCTCCGAGGTCATTCATACCATCGAGGCGGCTTGTCGGCCGTCGACGACCcacatttataactccacctgggcggcCTTCCTCCGATGGTGCTTGCCTAAGGGCATTTCTCCCGATAGGGCCACTattcccaacgtcttggatttccttcagaaaggTCTTGAGGACGGGCTTTCACAGAATACCTTGCGTCGACAGGTAGCAGCCCTGTCTTCAgtcctgggggggggtgtcttcttccctttcccagtcTCCCCTGATCAAGCTTTTCCTGAAGGGGATggctaatctcaggcctccccctgTCCACAGGTTCCCCACATGGGATCTTCCCCTGGTGCTCAGGGCCTTGACGGGGGCCCCATTCGAGCCCCTCTGTACTGTTCATTTACGTTTCTTGTCGCTGAAAGTGGCCTTCCTGGTGGCGATTACATCCGCCCGACGTATTTCTGAACTGGGTGCCCTGTCTTCCAGGGACGACCTTTGTCactttcaccaggacagggtggtgcttCGCCTTGACCCGGCCTTCGTCCCGAAGGTGAATACCccctttcatagggctcaggagatcgtcctgcccgacttttGTCTGGGTCCCTCAAATGACAGGGAACGCCTCTGGCATCGGTTGGATGTCCGCC from the Thamnophis elegans isolate rThaEle1 chromosome 5, rThaEle1.pri, whole genome shotgun sequence genome contains:
- the UROD gene encoding uroporphyrinogen decarboxylase isoform X3, which produces MRQAGRYLPEFRETRAAQDFFATCRSPEKCCELTLQPLRRFPFDAAIIFSDILVVPQALGMEVVMVPGKGPTFPEPLKEVEDLLKLRQKVDVAAELGYVFQAITLTRQRLEGKVPLIGFSGAPWTLMSYMIEGGGSNTMAKAKAWLYRHPEASYQLLTLLTDVIVEYLVRQVAAGAQALQIFESHAGHLGPVQFAEFALPFIRSIAKGVKNKLQENALPAVPMIIFAKNAHYALEDLAQSGYDVVSLDWTMCPQEARKRTGKNVTLQGNLDPCALYASKEKIGELVKKMLEGFGSQRYIANLGHGLYPDIDPEHVGAFVDAVHMHSCNLNKCS